Below is a genomic region from Rhodococcus sp. WMMA185.
TCGAGCAGGGCGGCTGCCCGTTCGATCCGCATCAGTCCACCCTCATGGCGGGGGTGCACGCGTGAAAGCCGAGTCGCCCGTGAGTGAAGAAATCGTCAATATCACTATCGATGGTATCGAGGTCGGTGTTCCCAAGGGTACGTTGGTAATTCGCGCGGCAGAGTCGATCGGAATCCAGATCCCGCGGTTCTGCGACCACCCACTGCTCGATCCTGTCGGAGCCTGTCGGCAGTGTCTGGTCGATGTCGAAGGACAGCGCAAGCCGCTTGCTTCCTGCACCACCACCGTCACCGAGGGCATGGTCGTGCGGACTCAGCTCACCTCACCTGTGGCAGACAAGGCGCAGAAGGGCGTGATGGAGTTGCTGCTGATCAACCATCCGCTGGACTGCCCCGTATGTGACAAGGGTGGCGAGTGCCCGCTGCAGAATCAGGCAATGTCCAACGGCCGGGCCGACTCGCGGTTCGGCGGGGTCAAGCGCACGTTTCCCAAGCCGATTCCGCTTTCCACGGAGGTTCTCCTCGATCGTGAGCGATGCGTTCTCTGCGCCCGCTGCACCCGATTCTCGGAGCAGATCGCGGGCGACCCCTTCATCGACCTCCAGGAGCGCGGAGCGCTTCAGCAGGTCGGCATCTACGCAAAGGAACCGTTCGAGTCGTACTTCTCGGGCAACACTGTGCAGATCTGCCCAGTGGGTGCGTTGACGGGAACGGCCTACCGGTTCCGCGCCCGTCCGTTCGACCTGATCTCGAGTCCCAGCGTTTGCGAGCATTGCGCGAGTGGGTGCGCTCAGCGCACCGACCACCGACGGGGCAAGGTGTTGCGCCGCCTGGCCGGCGACGATCCCGAGGTCAACGAGGAATGGAACTGCGACAAGGGGCGGTGGGCGTTCGCCTACGCCACTGAACCCGACCGCATCACCTCGCCCTTGGTCCGCGGCGAAGACGGTACCTTGTCGCCTGCATCCTGGTCCGAGGCTTTGGCCGTCGCTGCACGCGGGCTGACCGCCTCCCAGGGCAACGCCGGAGTCCTCGTCGGGGGGCGGTCGACGTGGCAGGATGCATACGCTTATGCGAAGTTTGCGCGAATCGCACTCGGCACCAACGATATCGATTTCCGGATTCGATCCCATTCCGTCGAGGAAGCCGAGTTCTTGGCCGCACGCGTGGCGGGGCAGCGACTCGCTGTCACATATGAAGACCTCGACGAGGCACCTGTCGTCCTGCTCGCCGGGTTCGAGCCGGAGGAGGAGTCGCCGATCGTTTTCCTTCGGCTGCGCAAGGCGGCGCGAGGAAGGGCGCTGCCGGTGTACTCGATCGCCCCCTACGCCTCTCGCGGTTTGGAGAAGATGTCGGGCAGATTGCTGAAGGCCACACCGGGTGCCGAACCCGGAATCCTCGACGCGATCCGCATCGCAAGCACCGACCCGGGAATCACCGAGCTGTTGCGGAAACCGGGTGCGGTGATCATGGTCGGTGAGCGACTCGCCGCCATCCCCGGGGCGCTCTCCGCAGCTGTGCGATTGGCCGACGACACCGGGGCTCGGTTGGCCTGGGTGCCGCGGCGGGCGGGTGAACGGGGTGCGCTCGAAGCCGGTGCCCTGCCGAACCTTCTGCCCGGTGGCCGGCCCGTCGACAACCCGGAGGCGAGGCGGCAGGTCGCTGCGGTCTGGAACCTCGAGAACTTGCCGGACACCATCGGCCGCGATGTCGAGGGCATCCTCGAGGCTGCGCAGGCAAAGACCCTCGAAGCGCTGGTGTTCGGCGGCGTCGAGGTCGACGATCTCCCAGACCCACAGGCTGCACTCGCAGCCGTCGAGGCCGCCGGATTCGTTGTGAGTCTGGAGTTACGTCGTAGTGCGATCACCGATCGTGCGGACGTCGTCTTCCCTGTGGCGCCGGTGATGGAAAAACCGGGTACCTTCCTCGACTGGGAAGGTCGCACACGCGATTTCGACACCGCCCTTCGAGACACGGGTGCGATGCCGGACCAGCGAGTGCTACACGCGCTCGCGGGTGAGATGGGCGTAGCGCTCGGCCTTCCCGACGCCGTTAACGCGCGGCGCGAACTCGACCGGCTCGGGGCATGGGATGGTGACTTCCCGGCTCCACCGCGCCACCCGCAGCGGCCACAACGGGTCCCCGGTCCCGGCGAGGTGGTGCTGTCGACCTGGCGGATGCTGCTCGACGCGGGTCGGTTGCAGGACGGTGAACCGTACCTGGCTGGCACGGCGCGCACCCCGGTCGTGCGGCTGTCTGCGAGGGCGGCCGCGGAGATCGGTGCCGCTGAAGGGAATTTGGTGACCGTCGTTTCAGAACGGGGAACGGTCACATTGCCGTTGGCAGTCACCGACCTGCCGGATCAGGTGGTGTGGCTGCCGATGAACTCGCCCAGTTCCGCGGTGTACCGGCAGTTGGCCACCACGGCGGGCAGTGTCGTGCGCATCCGCCGTGCGACGGATTCCGACGTCGTCACTTCGGGAGGTTCCCAATGACTGCCGAAGGCATCTACCCCGACCCCACGCTTTTCGGTCACGATCCGTGGTGGCTCGTGCTGGGCAAGGCCCTGGCCATCTTCATCTTCCTCATACTGACCCCGCTGGTGACTATCCTCGCCGAGCGCAAGATCATGGCCTGGATGCAGATGCGGGTCGGCCCCAACCGGGTTGGGCCCCGGGGGATGCTGCAAAGTCTGGCCGACGGCATCAAACTCGCATTGAAGGAAGGCATTGTCCCCAAAGGGGTGGACAAGCCGATCTACATCCTCGCGCCGATCATTGCGGCGGTGCCGGCGTTCATGGCCTTCGCCGTGATCCCCTTCGGCCCCGAAGTATCGATCTTCGGCCACCGCACCGCGCTTCAATTGACCGACCTGCCGGTAGCGGTCCTCTACGTTCTCGCGGCCACCTCGATCGGCGTCTACGGCATCGTCCTGGCCGGCTGGGCGTCGGGTTCCACTTACCCGCTGCTCGGAGGCCTGCGCTCGACGGCGCAGGTGATCTCGTACGAGATCGCGATGGGCCTGACTTTTGCGGCCGTATTCGTGTATGCGGGGACCATGTCCACTTCGGGGATCGTCGCGGCCCAGGAGAGTACCTGGTACGTGTTGCTGCTGCTGCCATCGTTCCTCATCTATGCCATTTCCATGGTCGGGGAGACCAATCGGGCCCCGTTCGACCTTCCCGAGGCTGAGGGGGAACTGGTCGGCGGCTTCCACACGGAATACTCCTCGCTGAGCTTCGCGATGTTCATGCTCGCCGAATACGTGAACATGGTGACGGTCTCGGCGCTCGCGACCACCTTGTTCTTCGGCGGCTGGCGCGCCCCCTTCCCGTTGAGCCTGTGGGAAGGCGCCAACTCCGGTTGGTGGCCGGTGTTGTGGTTCACGCTCAAGGTTTGGGCGTTCTTGTTCGTATTCGTCTGGCTGCGAGCCACCTTGCCCCGGCTGCGGTACGACCAGTTCATGGGTCTCGGGTGGAAGATTCTCATCCCGTTCGCCCTGGTGTGGGTCATGGTCGTCGCGACGGTCCGTGCTTTCCGCAACGAGGGCTACGAGGTTTCTTCGATCGCCCTGGTTCTCGCGGGGTTGATCGTCGCCTTGGTCGTACTGGCGCTGTTGTGGAACCGCCTGCGTCGGAGCCGCATCGAGGGGCCCGGCGAACGTGTCGAGTCTGAGCCGCGCTCTCAAACGTCGCCGGAAACTCTCGAACCGTTCGACCCCATGGCCGGTGGGTTCCCGGTGCCTCCCATGCCGGGCCAGACGCTGCCGACGTTCCGCCGCACACCCGTTTCAGCTTCAAGCACGCGCGACCCGCGCCCCATCGGATCGACACGGGAGGACAGCGATGCGTAAATTCCTCGGTCCCATAGCAGGTTTCGGCGTGACCTTGAAGACGATGTTCAAGAAGCCGAACACCGAGTTCTACCCCGAGGAGAAGGTGCCGACCGCGGAACGGTACCACGGCCGGCACCAGCTCAACCGGTATGCGGATGGGCTCGAGAAGTGCATCGGGTGTGAGCTGTGCGCGTGGGCGTGCCCGGCCGACGCCATCTACGTGGAGGGCGCAGACAACACCGACGAGGAACGCTACTCGCCAGGGGAACGGTACGGCCGCGTCTACCAGATCAACTATCTGCGCTGCATCGGGTGCGGTTTGTGTATCGAGGCGTGCCCGACCCGGGCGTTGACGATGACCAACGAATACGAGATGGCGGACGACAACAGGGCGGGCTTGATCTACGAGAAGGATCAACTGCTCGCCCCACTCGAGCCCGGCATGGTCGATTCGCCGCACCCGATGGCCCCAGGAACCACGGCTGAGGACTACTACCGCGGGGCAGTGGGTACAGGCGCGCAGCCTGCGGAGCGCCCCAAGGATGCGGACGCGCAATCTGCCGGGCGCCCCAAGGATGTGAATGCGGAACCTGAAGAAACCGAGTCGCGGGGAGAAGGAGAGTCGGCGTGATGAACGCGATGACGTCTGCGGCCCAGGTGGTGGCGCAGCCCCTTACGGAGACCTCGACGGGTGAGGGGGTGCAATTCTGGATTCTCGGGACCCTCGCCGTCATCGGCGCACTCGGGGTGGTGAGCGCCACCAAGGCCGTCTACTCGGCGATCTTTCTGGCCACGACCATGATCATCCTCGCGGTCTTCTATATCGCGCAGGGCGCACTCTTCCTCGGTGTCGTGCAGATCGTCGTCTACACCGGCGCGGTCATGATGCTGTTCCTGTTCGTACTCATGCTCATCGGAGTCGACTCTTCGGAATCTCTGGTGGAGAATCTGCGCGGTCAGCGGGTGGCCGCGATCTTGGTGGGACTGGGATTCGGAATCCTCCTGATCGCCGGTCTCGGAAGGGCTTCGGTCGCAGTATTCGAAGGGCTGGGCCAGGCCAACGCAGGGGGAAACGTCCAAGGCTTGGCCGAGCTCATCTTCATCCGGTATGTGTGGGCGTTCGAACTCACCGGCGCGTTGCTGATCACCGCGACCATCGGGGCGATGGTGCTTGCGCACCGAGAACGCTTCGAGCGGAGAAAGGACCAACGGGAGTTGTCCGAGGAGCGGTTCCGTGAGGGAGGCCGCGTCACACCGCTACCGAGTCCCGGTGTCTACGCACGGCACAATGCGGTCGACATACCGGCGTTGCTGCCGGACGGGTCGTTCTCCGAACTCTCGGTCAGCCGGTCGCTCGAGCGGCGCGCGGGCCCACCGCCCGCGCTCGGCCCCGCGGATGGCTCGGCTCCTGACACCGAGGACTCCGGTGAGGAAGGCCCACGATGAATCCGGAGAACTACCTGTACCTCGCGGCGCTGCTGTTCACGATCGGTGCGGCCGGAGTCTTGATGCGGCGCAACGCCATCATCGTGTTCATGTGCATCGAGTTGATGCTCAATGCGTCGAATTTGGCGTTCGTGACGTTCGCCCGCATGCACGGCAATCTTGACGGGCAGGTGTTCGCCTTCTTCACCATGGTGGTTGCGGCGGCTGAGGTCGTCGTCGGACTAGCGATCATCATGACCATCTTCCGTTCCCGCCGTTCGGCTTCCGTCGACGACGCCAACCTCCTCAAGAACTGACGGGTCCAGATGACACACTTTGTCGAGCAGCTGACTTTGCCTGAAAGCGATTCCCCGATCGGTGGTACGCCATGAACGGGATTCTCGCGTCGTCCATATGGCTCTTGCCGACCCTTCCGCTTCTCGGTGCCGCCGTGTTGCTGTTGGCGGGGCGGCGCAGCGATTCCTGGGGCCATATCCTCGGGTGCACAACCGCATTGGCTTCGTTTGTGTTGGGCTCGATCCTCTTCGTCGACATGCTCGGCCAGGATGCCGCGGAGCGGGTGGCACACCAG
It encodes:
- a CDS encoding NADH-quinone oxidoreductase subunit G, producing MSEEIVNITIDGIEVGVPKGTLVIRAAESIGIQIPRFCDHPLLDPVGACRQCLVDVEGQRKPLASCTTTVTEGMVVRTQLTSPVADKAQKGVMELLLINHPLDCPVCDKGGECPLQNQAMSNGRADSRFGGVKRTFPKPIPLSTEVLLDRERCVLCARCTRFSEQIAGDPFIDLQERGALQQVGIYAKEPFESYFSGNTVQICPVGALTGTAYRFRARPFDLISSPSVCEHCASGCAQRTDHRRGKVLRRLAGDDPEVNEEWNCDKGRWAFAYATEPDRITSPLVRGEDGTLSPASWSEALAVAARGLTASQGNAGVLVGGRSTWQDAYAYAKFARIALGTNDIDFRIRSHSVEEAEFLAARVAGQRLAVTYEDLDEAPVVLLAGFEPEEESPIVFLRLRKAARGRALPVYSIAPYASRGLEKMSGRLLKATPGAEPGILDAIRIASTDPGITELLRKPGAVIMVGERLAAIPGALSAAVRLADDTGARLAWVPRRAGERGALEAGALPNLLPGGRPVDNPEARRQVAAVWNLENLPDTIGRDVEGILEAAQAKTLEALVFGGVEVDDLPDPQAALAAVEAAGFVVSLELRRSAITDRADVVFPVAPVMEKPGTFLDWEGRTRDFDTALRDTGAMPDQRVLHALAGEMGVALGLPDAVNARRELDRLGAWDGDFPAPPRHPQRPQRVPGPGEVVLSTWRMLLDAGRLQDGEPYLAGTARTPVVRLSARAAAEIGAAEGNLVTVVSERGTVTLPLAVTDLPDQVVWLPMNSPSSAVYRQLATTAGSVVRIRRATDSDVVTSGGSQ
- the nuoH gene encoding NADH-quinone oxidoreductase subunit NuoH; translation: MTAEGIYPDPTLFGHDPWWLVLGKALAIFIFLILTPLVTILAERKIMAWMQMRVGPNRVGPRGMLQSLADGIKLALKEGIVPKGVDKPIYILAPIIAAVPAFMAFAVIPFGPEVSIFGHRTALQLTDLPVAVLYVLAATSIGVYGIVLAGWASGSTYPLLGGLRSTAQVISYEIAMGLTFAAVFVYAGTMSTSGIVAAQESTWYVLLLLPSFLIYAISMVGETNRAPFDLPEAEGELVGGFHTEYSSLSFAMFMLAEYVNMVTVSALATTLFFGGWRAPFPLSLWEGANSGWWPVLWFTLKVWAFLFVFVWLRATLPRLRYDQFMGLGWKILIPFALVWVMVVATVRAFRNEGYEVSSIALVLAGLIVALVVLALLWNRLRRSRIEGPGERVESEPRSQTSPETLEPFDPMAGGFPVPPMPGQTLPTFRRTPVSASSTRDPRPIGSTREDSDA
- the nuoI gene encoding NADH-quinone oxidoreductase subunit NuoI, with the translated sequence MRKFLGPIAGFGVTLKTMFKKPNTEFYPEEKVPTAERYHGRHQLNRYADGLEKCIGCELCAWACPADAIYVEGADNTDEERYSPGERYGRVYQINYLRCIGCGLCIEACPTRALTMTNEYEMADDNRAGLIYEKDQLLAPLEPGMVDSPHPMAPGTTAEDYYRGAVGTGAQPAERPKDADAQSAGRPKDVNAEPEETESRGEGESA
- a CDS encoding NADH-quinone oxidoreductase subunit J, translating into MNAMTSAAQVVAQPLTETSTGEGVQFWILGTLAVIGALGVVSATKAVYSAIFLATTMIILAVFYIAQGALFLGVVQIVVYTGAVMMLFLFVLMLIGVDSSESLVENLRGQRVAAILVGLGFGILLIAGLGRASVAVFEGLGQANAGGNVQGLAELIFIRYVWAFELTGALLITATIGAMVLAHRERFERRKDQRELSEERFREGGRVTPLPSPGVYARHNAVDIPALLPDGSFSELSVSRSLERRAGPPPALGPADGSAPDTEDSGEEGPR
- the nuoK gene encoding NADH-quinone oxidoreductase subunit NuoK, with the translated sequence MNPENYLYLAALLFTIGAAGVLMRRNAIIVFMCIELMLNASNLAFVTFARMHGNLDGQVFAFFTMVVAAAEVVVGLAIIMTIFRSRRSASVDDANLLKN